In one Anaerolineales bacterium genomic region, the following are encoded:
- a CDS encoding gfo/Idh/MocA family oxidoreductase: MKTRIGIIGLGRMAQRAYLPVLANLETADLAAVMSRRPETADRYRNLYKIPSGVTDLPDFICQGLQAAVVLTPSPTHFEIVRTLLQAGVDVLVEKPATLSSRETALLGDVAERGGRVFMIAFNRRFSPLYKQAKDLFTGHQVTLCVAEKHRERAVNPSLFDHYSEEDIHMIDLLRWYGGEAEAVS, encoded by the coding sequence ATGAAAACACGGATCGGAATAATTGGGCTGGGACGAATGGCTCAGCGAGCATACCTGCCGGTGCTGGCTAACCTGGAGACTGCGGATCTGGCGGCTGTCATGAGCCGCCGCCCCGAGACGGCTGATCGGTACCGCAACCTTTATAAAATACCCAGTGGGGTCACCGATCTACCGGATTTTATCTGTCAAGGCCTTCAGGCAGCCGTGGTATTGACCCCCTCGCCTACCCATTTTGAAATCGTGCGGACATTACTCCAGGCGGGCGTGGATGTGCTGGTGGAAAAGCCGGCGACGCTTTCCAGCCGGGAGACGGCCCTCCTGGGTGATGTGGCTGAGCGGGGTGGCAGGGTGTTCATGATCGCCTTCAACCGCCGCTTTTCCCCATTGTATAAACAGGCGAAAGACCTGTTTACTGGTCACCAGGTGACGTTATGCGTGGCAGAGAAACACCGTGAGCGCGCAGTCAATCCGTCTCTCTTCGATCATTATTCTGAAGAGGATATCCATATGATTGACCTCTTACGCTGGTATGGCGGTGAAGCCGAGGCGGTTTC
- the moaD gene encoding molybdopterin synthase sulfur carrier subunit (catalyzes the conversion of molybdopterin precursor Z into molybdopterin) — MIAITVKFLGGLRQEMGMASTTLSLPDNATVADLLNQLLALGLDLDEQKNIAVINQTGLSQVPPDRLVTPDDEVMVFPHISGGCCTSGII; from the coding sequence ATGATCGCAATCACGGTAAAGTTTTTAGGTGGGCTTCGCCAGGAAATGGGGATGGCGAGCACCACCCTCAGCCTGCCAGACAATGCGACAGTAGCTGATTTGCTTAATCAGCTGCTCGCTTTGGGGCTGGATCTCGATGAACAAAAGAATATTGCGGTGATAAACCAGACCGGTTTGAGTCAGGTGCCGCCAGACAGGCTGGTCACGCCAGATGATGAGGTCATGGTTTTTCCGCACATTAGCGGCGGTTGCTGCACCAGCGGAATTATATGA
- a CDS encoding aldehyde ferredoxin oxidoreductase: protein MFSGGYLGRLLRINLTTRQYSIETIPDEKLRLFLGARGLGAEWYAREVSPQVKPLDPENKMAFFVGPMTGTPLVSTTKFELTTKGLETGRYLCSNSSGNFGPRLREAGFDGLILEGVSKCWTALVIEKEDVKFLDDDGWQGLEPMEARARLLGQLPDRKPKWATMSIGPAAENRVAFSSIFVDDGRAFGRGGGGAVLASKKVKAMAVWGDVPVPLADAAMCKEIAKNANIDLKTSRAKHRELGTAQLVEPINALGCMPTRNFQTSWELPEKVQGVYGQTLHDQYHVRNYACYRCSVACGQMGEVKEGPFAGAKARPEFESIGLLGPSCGINDMGAVIAANELCDQLGMDTITAGNLVAMTMELFERGLVSAQDNDGLEVRFGDGQALLEMLRFIAQRRGLGAIIADGARGIIQARPEWGKYILQSKFMTFAAYDPRGFHGMGLAYATSVRGACHNVGGYTVSEELMGKKYDRYAVEGKGQLVKTLQDNRAYIDSLGLCTVVRGAYKFSTAPTPETMLAITGYNFAPELMTIGERISNLERQIMVREGITRQDDALPPRMSEAVTNGPAEGHFISNQMLDVMLDEYYAVRGWDAQGHPRPETLEKLGLAEIPALV from the coding sequence ATGTTTTCAGGTGGCTATTTGGGTCGGTTGCTCAGGATAAATTTGACCACCCGGCAATATTCGATCGAAACTATTCCAGATGAGAAGCTGCGTCTATTTTTAGGCGCGCGTGGCCTGGGAGCCGAGTGGTATGCGCGGGAGGTGTCTCCGCAGGTCAAGCCGCTGGATCCTGAAAATAAAATGGCTTTCTTTGTCGGCCCGATGACGGGAACTCCGTTGGTTTCCACTACCAAGTTTGAGCTGACGACCAAAGGGCTGGAGACCGGGCGTTATTTGTGCTCCAATTCCAGCGGAAATTTTGGGCCGCGCTTGCGCGAAGCCGGATTTGACGGTTTGATTTTAGAAGGTGTGTCTAAGTGCTGGACGGCTTTGGTAATTGAGAAAGAGGACGTGAAGTTTTTGGACGATGACGGTTGGCAAGGGCTTGAACCGATGGAAGCTCGCGCAAGGCTGCTGGGACAGCTGCCCGATCGCAAGCCGAAATGGGCTACGATGAGCATCGGACCAGCTGCAGAAAATCGCGTGGCATTCTCATCCATCTTTGTGGATGATGGGCGGGCATTCGGCCGGGGTGGTGGTGGTGCGGTGCTGGCCTCGAAAAAAGTCAAGGCTATGGCTGTTTGGGGAGATGTCCCCGTGCCCCTGGCCGACGCCGCCATGTGCAAAGAGATCGCGAAAAACGCCAACATTGACCTGAAGACATCGCGTGCAAAGCACCGCGAGTTGGGCACCGCCCAGCTGGTTGAGCCGATCAATGCACTTGGTTGTATGCCCACGCGTAATTTCCAAACCTCCTGGGAGCTCCCTGAGAAAGTGCAGGGTGTCTACGGGCAGACCTTACATGACCAATACCACGTGCGTAATTATGCCTGCTACCGCTGCAGTGTAGCCTGCGGGCAGATGGGAGAAGTCAAAGAAGGTCCTTTTGCCGGTGCGAAAGCGCGGCCGGAATTTGAAAGCATCGGTTTGTTAGGTCCTTCTTGTGGCATCAATGATATGGGGGCTGTCATTGCTGCCAACGAGCTGTGTGATCAGCTTGGCATGGATACCATCACGGCTGGCAACCTGGTGGCGATGACGATGGAGCTGTTTGAGCGCGGCTTGGTCTCTGCACAGGATAACGATGGGCTGGAAGTTCGCTTTGGTGATGGGCAAGCCTTGCTGGAAATGCTCCGGTTCATCGCACAACGGCGCGGCTTAGGAGCCATTATCGCCGACGGCGCCAGGGGTATTATCCAGGCCCGGCCTGAATGGGGAAAATATATCCTTCAATCAAAATTTATGACTTTTGCCGCCTATGATCCCCGTGGCTTCCACGGTATGGGATTGGCCTACGCCACCTCTGTCCGAGGCGCATGCCACAATGTGGGTGGCTATACAGTGAGCGAGGAACTGATGGGTAAGAAATACGACCGGTACGCCGTGGAAGGGAAGGGGCAGCTGGTTAAGACCCTCCAGGACAACCGCGCCTACATCGATAGCCTCGGCTTATGCACCGTGGTGCGTGGGGCGTACAAGTTCAGTACCGCCCCCACGCCAGAGACGATGCTAGCCATCACAGGTTACAATTTTGCTCCGGAGCTGATGACAATTGGCGAGCGCATATCTAACCTGGAACGCCAGATTATGGTGCGCGAGGGCATCACCCGACAGGATGATGCCCTACCTCCGCGTATGAGTGAAGCAGTGACCAACGGCCCGGCGGAGGGGCATTTTATCAGCAACCAGATGTTGGATGTGATGCTCGACGAGTACTATGCCGTGAGGGGCTGGGATGCCCAGGGTCACCCGCGCCCTGAAACCTTAGAAAAACTTGGTCTGGCGGAGATACCTGCACTGGTATGA
- a CDS encoding succinate--CoA ligase subunit alpha: protein MAAFWVDKSTRAIVQGITGRVGQAQTHWMLEAGTPLVAGVTPGRGGQVIEGLPVYNTVADCVSNEGANASVIFVPAVAARQAAMEAIDCKLQLIVIVTEHIPMRDTMEIKARARSSGVTVIGPNCPGLFVPGIGKLGIIPASIFRQGTAEGVGVVGRSATLSYEVIANLAEAGLSQTAAVGIGGDPVVCTEFVEVLKRFEADPATKGVALVGEIGGTTEERAAEYIATMSKPVVALIAGRAAPAGRRFGHAGAIIRSGSGGAEQKIKALREAGVTIADTPSQIPMLLKQRIL from the coding sequence ATGGCAGCTTTCTGGGTAGACAAATCGACCCGCGCTATCGTGCAAGGCATAACTGGTAGGGTCGGACAAGCGCAAACACATTGGATGCTCGAAGCTGGCACTCCGCTCGTAGCGGGTGTAACGCCCGGCCGAGGCGGACAAGTTATTGAAGGTCTACCTGTATATAATACGGTAGCAGATTGCGTGTCAAATGAAGGAGCAAACGCTTCCGTGATATTTGTTCCAGCGGTTGCAGCTCGCCAGGCTGCCATGGAAGCCATCGATTGCAAGCTGCAACTGATTGTCATCGTCACCGAGCATATCCCCATGCGAGATACGATGGAGATCAAAGCCCGCGCAAGGAGTTCCGGCGTAACGGTGATTGGCCCTAATTGTCCCGGTCTTTTTGTGCCGGGTATCGGTAAGCTCGGGATTATTCCTGCGAGTATCTTTCGCCAGGGTACTGCAGAGGGAGTGGGTGTGGTAGGCCGTAGTGCCACGCTGAGTTATGAGGTCATCGCCAATTTGGCTGAAGCTGGCCTAAGCCAAACTGCTGCAGTAGGCATCGGCGGTGATCCGGTGGTGTGCACCGAATTCGTCGAGGTCCTAAAGCGCTTTGAAGCTGACCCGGCGACAAAAGGTGTTGCGTTGGTAGGTGAAATTGGGGGCACTACCGAGGAACGGGCAGCTGAGTATATTGCCACCATGAGCAAACCGGTGGTGGCCCTTATTGCCGGGCGGGCGGCACCCGCAGGGCGCCGGTTTGGGCATGCAGGTGCTATCATTCGCTCAGGCTCCGGAGGAGCCGAACAAAAAATAAAGGCTTTACGTGAAGCAGGCGTGACGATTGCGGATACGCCGTCACAAATCCCGATGTTATTGAAGCAACGCATATTGTAA
- the sucC gene encoding succinate--CoA ligase subunit beta (catalyzes the interconversion of succinyl-CoA and succinate), with protein sequence MPCVIQNPRHYSYYACLHHRCIETHRGNKLIISEHLAKRLVAAYGLQVPPGQVAQTPEAATAVARELGGLAFAVKALIPTGGRGKAGGVKLCSSIEAVTEAAHSLLGHELLGCQVTTVLVEKAMPITREIYAGVITNSASDRIDLVVSFAGGMDIENTAQSGHQAIWQLPVEPGDILPVYRVRQWLSQARVEDVNIEALAHVLVTLYRAAADLDAILLEINPLAVLTDASLALLDCKLEVDDNSLPRHPELAEVYRSSLSSRELRARELGVSYVPLDGDIGVITSGAGLGMCTIDLLKQQGLNPANFLDTGGGISATLVQGALELIMEPPQVRGAIINLYGGINRMLEASKGIVAALQTIPGERPLVVKILGNQQEEAWAMLETAPNVHVIRVVQTEDAVSRLAGLVS encoded by the coding sequence ATGCCTTGTGTAATCCAGAATCCACGCCATTATTCATATTATGCGTGTTTGCACCACCGCTGTATTGAGACACACCGAGGAAATAAGTTGATCATTTCTGAACATCTGGCTAAACGTCTGGTTGCAGCTTACGGGCTGCAGGTCCCGCCTGGTCAGGTGGCTCAAACGCCCGAGGCAGCCACAGCAGTTGCCCGCGAGCTGGGTGGTTTGGCCTTCGCAGTTAAGGCATTGATACCGACGGGCGGGCGTGGCAAAGCTGGCGGAGTAAAGCTGTGCAGTTCCATTGAGGCTGTCACTGAGGCCGCCCACAGCCTTTTAGGTCATGAGTTGCTGGGCTGTCAGGTGACTACGGTATTGGTTGAGAAAGCCATGCCAATCACCCGCGAGATCTATGCAGGCGTGATTACCAATTCTGCTTCAGATAGGATTGACCTGGTGGTGAGCTTTGCTGGCGGTATGGATATTGAGAATACTGCGCAAAGTGGTCATCAGGCCATCTGGCAATTGCCGGTAGAGCCAGGTGATATTTTACCGGTATACCGGGTTCGCCAGTGGTTAAGCCAAGCCCGGGTTGAAGACGTCAATATCGAAGCCTTGGCCCACGTGCTGGTGACGCTCTACCGTGCTGCTGCCGACCTGGATGCAATTCTTCTGGAAATCAATCCTTTAGCAGTCCTGACCGATGCCAGCCTCGCTCTGCTGGATTGCAAACTGGAGGTGGACGATAACAGCTTGCCACGCCATCCGGAGCTGGCAGAAGTTTACCGCTCGTCGCTCTCATCCCGCGAATTACGCGCCCGAGAATTGGGTGTGTCTTATGTCCCGCTGGACGGCGATATCGGCGTGATTACCAGCGGTGCTGGCCTGGGAATGTGCACAATTGATTTGCTCAAGCAACAAGGTCTTAATCCAGCGAATTTTCTGGATACTGGCGGTGGCATTTCCGCAACTCTGGTGCAGGGGGCGCTGGAGCTTATCATGGAACCACCTCAGGTACGCGGGGCAATCATTAATTTATATGGTGGAATTAACCGCATGCTGGAAGCCTCGAAAGGGATTGTCGCTGCGTTGCAAACGATTCCAGGCGAACGTCCGTTGGTGGTGAAGATTTTAGGTAATCAACAGGAAGAAGCCTGGGCTATGCTGGAAACGGCGCCGAATGTCCATGTAATCCGAGTGGTGCAGACCGAGGATGCTGTTTCCAGGTTAGCAGGATTGGTGAGCTAG
- a CDS encoding hydroxyacid dehydrogenase gives MSKVLVTARSFRKMQGDHWRVLQDAGYEIVTPEQDQPLKEAEMISLVGDVDAILVGNDAMTAAVIAAAPRLKVVAKHGVGVDNIDVAAATRAGVVVTNTPGANQVAVAEMTVALIMALTRKLAYHDMVVKSGGWSRIIGTELAGKTVGLVGLGRIGKEVVVRLEGFQVKFLAYDVYQDKAFADEHHVRFVELNELLAESDIVTLHAVLTADTQKLIGEKELSLMKPGAYLVNTARGGLIDEAALYKALAENRLAGAGLDVFADEPPKDSPLLHLGDKVLLEPHLGAQTTETVLRMGRMAAENIVQVLGGEKPVGLVNPDAYAVANQGPL, from the coding sequence ATGTCAAAAGTGCTCGTGACGGCGCGTTCGTTCCGTAAAATGCAAGGCGATCATTGGCGGGTCCTTCAGGATGCTGGTTATGAGATTGTTACACCGGAGCAAGATCAGCCACTCAAAGAAGCAGAAATGATTTCACTTGTCGGTGATGTCGATGCGATATTGGTTGGCAATGATGCCATGACCGCCGCGGTAATTGCTGCCGCGCCTCGCCTGAAGGTGGTCGCAAAACATGGCGTGGGCGTGGACAATATAGACGTCGCTGCTGCTACACGCGCCGGTGTGGTTGTAACCAACACGCCCGGTGCGAATCAGGTGGCGGTAGCCGAAATGACGGTTGCGTTGATTATGGCGTTGACCAGGAAACTGGCTTATCATGACATGGTGGTGAAATCGGGTGGGTGGAGTCGCATTATCGGAACTGAGCTGGCGGGCAAAACTGTCGGATTAGTCGGCCTCGGCCGCATTGGTAAAGAAGTTGTGGTGCGATTGGAAGGCTTCCAGGTCAAGTTCCTGGCCTATGATGTTTACCAGGACAAGGCCTTTGCTGATGAACACCATGTGCGCTTTGTGGAGCTGAACGAGTTATTGGCTGAGTCTGACATTGTCACACTGCATGCCGTGCTCACGGCGGATACGCAGAAACTAATTGGTGAGAAAGAATTAAGCCTCATGAAACCCGGCGCATACCTGGTTAACACCGCCCGGGGTGGACTGATCGATGAAGCAGCTCTCTATAAAGCGTTGGCAGAAAATCGCCTGGCCGGTGCCGGGTTGGATGTGTTTGCTGATGAGCCGCCCAAGGATAGCCCCCTGCTGCATCTGGGCGACAAGGTGTTACTGGAACCCCATCTGGGTGCCCAAACCACGGAAACCGTTTTACGCATGGGGAGGATGGCCGCGGAAAACATCGTCCAGGTACTGGGCGGTGAAAAACCGGTCGGATTGGTCAATCCCGATGCGTATGCGGTCGCGAATCAAGGCCCTCTGTAA
- a CDS encoding cupin domain-containing protein, producing the protein MEKMVEMFKVPVETGASGFAALLREEGDQIRRDVFNLVLPKDTEGGVLHAGYTIVYPGCKTKGHVHPDREEIYYFVRGKGIMGVEDKEYEVAAGDTFYVPFGPFHTTRNPNSVPLEFFWITIQKK; encoded by the coding sequence ATGGAGAAAATGGTTGAGATGTTCAAGGTTCCGGTTGAGACAGGCGCAAGTGGCTTTGCTGCACTACTGCGCGAAGAAGGTGACCAGATCCGTCGCGACGTGTTCAATCTTGTCCTCCCGAAAGACACCGAGGGAGGCGTTCTTCACGCTGGCTACACGATTGTTTATCCTGGTTGCAAAACCAAGGGCCATGTTCACCCGGACCGTGAAGAAATATATTACTTTGTGCGTGGTAAGGGAATCATGGGTGTTGAAGACAAGGAATATGAAGTTGCTGCAGGTGACACCTTCTACGTCCCCTTCGGACCGTTCCACACAACCCGCAATCCAAACAGTGTACCGCTAGAGTTTTTCTGGATAACGATCCAGAAAAAGTGA
- a CDS encoding GntR family transcriptional regulator: MIRLESLDSTRIKRDTPVPYHYQLSELLKQEIESGNWKVGEQIPVEEDLCEYFSLSRTTIRKSLDALVTLGLLRREQGCGTFVAEPKMIEGLVNRPIGFYDDMVERGFEVVTRVLELHRITPTLVVARELELDPDATVIEIRRVRYVQNLPVVIVNSYVPYELCPSLLEADLTHTGLYKYLRESAGYKTYRAKSFVEAVGANEAEAQLLSVKVGSPLLMIESTVYLEDGRPIDYYKSRHRGDRMRLLMESEKLEITPI; encoded by the coding sequence ATGATCCGGCTTGAGTCGCTCGATTCCACTAGAATAAAACGGGATACACCGGTTCCCTACCACTACCAGCTCTCTGAATTATTAAAGCAGGAAATTGAATCCGGAAACTGGAAGGTCGGCGAGCAGATTCCCGTGGAAGAGGATTTATGTGAGTACTTCTCACTCAGCCGGACTACCATCCGAAAATCTCTGGATGCCCTGGTGACTCTCGGTTTGCTTCGCCGTGAGCAGGGCTGTGGTACATTTGTCGCTGAGCCTAAGATGATCGAGGGCCTGGTCAACCGGCCGATTGGTTTCTATGACGATATGGTTGAGCGCGGCTTTGAGGTGGTTACCCGGGTTTTAGAATTGCACCGCATCACACCCACGCTGGTGGTGGCTCGTGAACTCGAGCTTGACCCCGACGCGACCGTCATCGAAATCCGGCGGGTGCGTTATGTCCAAAACCTTCCCGTGGTGATCGTGAACTCTTATGTTCCATACGAATTATGCCCGAGCTTGCTGGAGGCCGACCTGACCCATACCGGTTTGTATAAATACCTGCGAGAGAGTGCGGGTTATAAAACCTATCGAGCCAAGAGTTTCGTTGAAGCGGTTGGGGCGAATGAGGCAGAAGCTCAACTACTCAGCGTAAAAGTTGGCAGCCCGCTGTTAATGATTGAAAGTACTGTGTATCTGGAAGATGGACGACCAATTGATTATTACAAATCCCGTCATCGCGGCGACCGCATGAGATTACTCATGGAGAGTGAGAAATTGGAGATAACTCCCATATAA
- a CDS encoding 2-dehydro-3-deoxyphosphogluconate aldolase, whose translation MNKDEQLRFLLDHGLVAIVRLKEPAELVPIAEAIEAGGVRVIEFTMGTPNALDAIHTIAQEWGDRILLGAGTVLDPETGRAALLAGAQFLVAPNFNPALIELARRYNKIIVPGAFTPTEILAAWECGADIVKVFPASTVGPQYIKDILGPLPYVRLLPTGGVSLDNIPAFITAGAAAVAVGASLTDPKLIKERNWAGLTAHAQRFAEAVQRARGK comes from the coding sequence ATGAACAAAGATGAACAACTACGATTTTTGTTGGATCACGGGCTTGTGGCGATTGTCCGCTTAAAGGAGCCAGCTGAGCTGGTGCCCATCGCAGAGGCCATCGAGGCAGGTGGCGTGCGGGTGATCGAGTTTACCATGGGAACCCCCAATGCACTGGACGCCATTCATACGATTGCTCAAGAGTGGGGAGACCGAATCCTACTTGGTGCGGGTACCGTACTGGATCCGGAGACCGGCCGAGCAGCGCTTTTGGCTGGGGCGCAGTTCCTGGTGGCGCCAAACTTTAATCCCGCCCTGATCGAGTTAGCCCGGCGATATAACAAGATTATCGTGCCGGGTGCTTTTACACCCACAGAAATTTTAGCGGCGTGGGAGTGTGGCGCCGACATCGTCAAGGTTTTCCCGGCTTCCACCGTCGGCCCACAATATATCAAGGACATCCTCGGCCCACTGCCGTATGTGCGTCTTTTGCCCACGGGTGGTGTCTCCCTGGATAATATTCCCGCCTTTATCACCGCAGGTGCGGCTGCCGTGGCAGTCGGCGCAAGTTTAACTGATCCAAAACTGATCAAGGAAAGAAACTGGGCAGGCCTGACAGCGCATGCCCAGCGCTTTGCCGAAGCTGTCCAACGTGCACGCGGGAAATGA
- a CDS encoding sugar kinase: MYDIVTFGETMIRLTPPNFQRLEQAHKFEVGISGAELNTATGLARLGMRTAWVSRLVDSPMGRMIANRAREQNVDTSNIIWAKDGRVGLYFYEMGASTRASQVIYDRAHSAISQLKPGEVDWATILNGAKAFHISGITPALSASCAEASVEAITAAKQAGCVVSLDINFRARLWSKEAARECITGLLKDVTILFTTLDEANAVLGLEGEAEEVAREIAGRWNVPVVAITLREAPSVLRNIWRSLALADGKVYTGRTISLELIDRMGTGDSYDAGFLFGYLTGDLNKAVAYGDALAAIKHSIPGDYTWVTPAELKAQVENVQTKIQR, from the coding sequence ATGTATGACATAGTAACATTCGGAGAGACGATGATCCGGCTTACACCGCCGAATTTTCAACGTCTTGAGCAGGCCCACAAATTTGAAGTGGGTATTAGTGGTGCCGAGTTGAATACCGCAACTGGATTGGCGCGGCTCGGTATGCGGACTGCCTGGGTCTCCCGCCTGGTCGATAGCCCAATGGGGCGGATGATTGCGAACCGGGCAAGGGAACAAAACGTTGATACCTCCAACATTATATGGGCAAAGGATGGCCGGGTAGGATTATACTTTTATGAAATGGGTGCCTCTACACGCGCCAGCCAGGTGATATACGACCGGGCGCATTCCGCTATCAGCCAACTGAAGCCCGGTGAAGTGGATTGGGCTACTATACTGAATGGGGCAAAAGCCTTTCACATCAGCGGCATCACCCCTGCGCTTAGCGCAAGCTGTGCTGAAGCCTCTGTAGAGGCAATCACCGCGGCCAAACAAGCTGGGTGCGTGGTCAGCCTTGACATCAATTTTCGCGCCCGGCTGTGGTCAAAGGAAGCGGCGCGGGAATGCATCACCGGCTTGCTCAAGGATGTGACCATTTTATTTACCACACTGGATGAAGCGAATGCGGTCTTGGGTCTCGAGGGGGAGGCTGAAGAGGTAGCCCGGGAAATTGCCGGGCGGTGGAATGTGCCGGTAGTGGCGATCACCCTGCGCGAAGCACCGAGTGTTCTTCGCAATATCTGGCGCAGCCTGGCCCTTGCCGATGGTAAAGTTTACACGGGGAGAACCATCAGTTTGGAACTGATCGACCGGATGGGTACCGGCGATTCATATGATGCCGGCTTTCTCTTTGGTTATCTGACTGGCGACCTTAATAAGGCTGTGGCCTATGGTGATGCCCTGGCAGCCATCAAGCATTCAATACCTGGCGATTACACCTGGGTAACCCCAGCCGAACTTAAAGCACAGGTCGAAAACGTACAGACCAAGATACAGAGGTAA
- a CDS encoding sugar kinase, producing MAKIVNFREIKPAEACHYDGVALGEVMLRLDPYDVPTALARQMRVFQGGGETNVACGLAYTFGLRTAVLTALVDDYIGKNIRNQLRTAGVDTSKIIWYNTKNDGSRFSTDSKGTLMNGLNFTYAGKGVIPSDTLYYRAHSAVRELRVGDLDWDGLFGKEGVRVFSTGGIFTLISPTSADLALEGVSKANELGTFVAADLNYRSKVEPNKNRAREINQKITPYLGFLVGNDSDLSDALGYTTPVPDDASFESWLDAYQQTVRKVAKDFPNLSLIGTQWRGATNADLVSWGGVLYDTAEDKLHVAPIRRDIPIADRTGGGDSFASGVLAALLKGKDLDAAVQWGAAHGMLVQETPGDITMIDEKAVLAEVKRALSSAGVRATR from the coding sequence ATGGCCAAGATCGTAAATTTCCGCGAAATCAAGCCAGCAGAAGCCTGTCATTACGACGGGGTTGCTCTGGGTGAAGTGATGCTTCGCCTGGACCCCTATGATGTACCTACGGCATTGGCCCGTCAGATGCGCGTCTTCCAGGGTGGCGGTGAGACGAATGTGGCCTGTGGCCTCGCATATACTTTTGGTCTGCGAACGGCTGTCCTGACCGCTCTGGTGGATGACTATATTGGCAAAAATATCCGCAATCAGCTCCGTACTGCAGGGGTGGATACCAGCAAAATTATCTGGTACAACACCAAGAATGACGGTTCCCGCTTTTCGACGGATTCCAAGGGCACGCTGATGAACGGGCTCAATTTTACTTATGCCGGTAAAGGGGTTATTCCCTCGGATACGCTCTATTACCGTGCTCATTCAGCGGTGCGCGAGCTACGCGTGGGTGACCTGGATTGGGATGGCTTGTTTGGTAAAGAAGGCGTGCGCGTATTCAGCACGGGTGGGATTTTCACCCTCATTTCGCCCACCTCGGCTGACCTGGCATTGGAAGGCGTGAGTAAGGCAAATGAGCTGGGCACCTTCGTGGCTGCCGACCTGAACTACCGCTCCAAGGTCGAGCCCAATAAGAACCGCGCCAGGGAAATCAACCAGAAGATCACTCCGTACCTTGGGTTCTTAGTCGGTAATGATAGCGACCTGTCAGATGCGCTGGGCTATACTACACCGGTGCCGGACGATGCATCCTTTGAGTCGTGGCTGGATGCTTATCAGCAGACGGTGCGGAAAGTTGCGAAGGATTTTCCGAATCTCAGCCTGATTGGTACGCAATGGCGGGGAGCAACCAATGCTGACCTGGTGAGCTGGGGAGGCGTGCTCTACGACACAGCCGAAGATAAGCTCCACGTGGCGCCTATCCGCCGGGATATTCCCATCGCTGACCGCACGGGTGGTGGCGACTCGTTCGCCTCCGGGGTGCTGGCTGCGCTGCTTAAAGGCAAGGATTTGGATGCAGCCGTCCAGTGGGGTGCAGCCCATGGAATGTTGGTTCAGGAAACGCCCGGTGACATTACGATGATCGATGAAAAAGCGGTACTGGCTGAAGTAAAACGGGCATTATCCAGCGCCGGTGTTCGTGCAACAAGGTAG
- a CDS encoding bifunctional 4-hydroxy-2-oxoglutarate aldolase/2-dehydro-3-deoxy-phosphogluconate aldolase (catalyzes the formation of pyruvate and glyoxylate from 4-hydroxy-2-oxoglutarate; or pyruvate and D-glyceraldehyde 3-phosphate from 2-dehydro-3-deoxy-D-glyconate 6-phosphate) gives MASFPRLEVLNAMVDTGLIPVFYHKDVDVAKKIVAACAAGGVRTVEFTNRGDFAPQVFSELSQYVAKTLPKVILGAGSIVDAPTAALYIASGANFIVGPNLNPEVARLCNRRKIPYSPGCGSASEIAEAEELGVEIVKVFPGDSVGGPQFVKSILGPCPWTRIMPTGGVEATQESVTAWFKAGVTVVGIGGNLVRKDLIDAGDYEAISGRVAQVLAWIREARKK, from the coding sequence ATGGCTAGTTTTCCCAGATTAGAAGTACTGAACGCAATGGTCGATACGGGTCTCATTCCGGTGTTTTATCACAAGGATGTTGATGTCGCCAAGAAAATCGTGGCAGCCTGTGCCGCGGGTGGGGTGCGTACCGTCGAGTTTACCAATCGCGGCGATTTTGCCCCGCAAGTCTTCAGCGAGCTCTCCCAGTATGTAGCTAAAACACTTCCTAAAGTTATCCTTGGTGCCGGCTCAATCGTCGACGCACCTACTGCCGCACTATATATCGCCAGTGGGGCAAACTTTATCGTCGGGCCTAACCTCAACCCGGAAGTAGCGCGCCTGTGCAATCGACGTAAAATCCCTTACAGCCCCGGGTGCGGCTCAGCTTCCGAAATTGCGGAAGCAGAAGAATTGGGTGTGGAGATCGTCAAGGTCTTCCCAGGCGATTCGGTAGGCGGCCCGCAATTTGTAAAATCCATTCTTGGGCCGTGCCCCTGGACACGCATCATGCCCACTGGTGGTGTTGAAGCCACGCAGGAAAGCGTCACCGCCTGGTTTAAGGCAGGTGTCACTGTGGTGGGTATTGGAGGAAACCTCGTTCGCAAGGACTTAATTGATGCGGGTGACTATGAAGCAATCTCAGGGCGCGTGGCGCAGGTGCTCGCCTGGATTCGCGAAGCACGGAAAAAATAG